In the Larus michahellis chromosome 6, bLarMic1.1, whole genome shotgun sequence genome, one interval contains:
- the TNK2 gene encoding activated CDC42 kinase 1 isoform X6 has protein sequence MRRFQALRRSFPFLTRFRFYRRLSCSMQAEEGTDWLLELLTELQLQQYFLRIRDELNVTRLSHFEYVKNEDLEKIGMGRPGQRRLWEAVKRRKAMCKRKSWMSKVFSGKRPESELPPQPQSTFRKPPTPPPPEAGGQHSLTCLVRERDLSLFEKLGDGSFGVVRRGEWCTPAGKTLNVAVKCLKTDVLSQPEALDDFIREVNAMHSLDHRNLIRLYGVVLSHPMKMVTELAPLGSLLDRLRKNQGHFLISTLCQYAIQVAKGMAYLESKRFIHRDLAARNILLASNELVKIGDFGLMRALPKNDDHYVMQEHRKVPFAWCAPESLKTRTFSHASDTWMFGVTLWEMFTYGQEPWIGLNGSQILHKIDKEGERLPRPEDCPQDIYNVMLQCWAHKPEDRPTFVALRDFLVEAQPTDMRALQDFEEPDKLHIQMNDIITVIEGRAENYWWRGQNKRTLKVGQFPRNTVTSVAGLSAHDISQPLKNSFIHTGHGDTNPQHCWGFPDKIDELYLGNPMDPPDILGVDPSTARPTQLPGRVKRQPPPRPPQPTVLLTKPCYDPVSEEEEGLPGGLRKLCLKKPGAGKGLRPVKPSARVPGTKVGERQPGRLASEGPAGGEVTLIDFGEEVPQGSPSPVGELTAPSLVKLAMEAFSLLDKTPPQSPTRALPRPLHPTPVVDWDARPLPPPPAYDDVAQDEDDFEVCSITSPPSRRGKTNYGFVDEGEWGPALEDNLFLPPKEPKQPSLTQTTELFEELQQECMKRLNVPLGPAAPAEDKPQIPPRVPIPPRPLRRNEPGRWSGELSPASGGEEDRPPQIPPRDPLSQPTSRTPSPMALQVGSPQQRAALCSCLSTSPGKPMPTTQSFALDPKYATPKVIQAQGKDCSKGPCILPIVKDGQKVSSTHYYLLPERPAYLDKYEKFFKEAKSPEEVPASRLVTTATVRPMVQQPLPDCKANFSSNNSNPGPKCLVKASCSLQKIVYDGPDGCRPADKIRLVQDTVHGVTTEECQAALQNHGWNIQRAIQYLKVEQLFCLGLKSRGECHRVLEMFDWNLAQASSHLLDPYSTTRQKR, from the exons ATGCGACGCTTCCAGGCTTTGCGCCgatccttccccttcctcacccGCTTCCGCTTCTACCGA AGGCTGAGCTGTAGCATGCAGGCGGAGGAGGGCACGGactggctgctggagctgctcaccgagctgcagctgcagcagtacTTTCTGCGCATCCGGGACGAGCTCAATGTCACCCGCCTCTCCCACTTCGAGTACGTCAAAAATGAGGATCTCGAGAAGATCGGCATGGGACGCCCCG GCCAGCGGCGGCTGTGGGAGGCGGTGAAGCGGAGGAAAGCCATGTGCAAGCGGAAATCCTGGATGAGCAAG GTGTTCAGTGGGAAGCGCCCTGAGTCAGagctgccaccccagccccagagcaccTTCCGCAAGCCCCCCACGCCACCGCCCCCCGAAGCCGGGGGCCAGCACTCCCTCACCTGCCTTGTGCGGGAGCGGGACCTCTCGCTCTTTGAGAAGCTGGGCGACGGCTCCTTTGGCGTTGTGCGTCGCGGCGAGTGGTGCACACCTGCCGGCAAGACG CTGAACGTGGCGGTGAAATGCCTCAAGACGGATGTGCTGAGCCAGCCAGAGGCACTGGACGACTTCATCCGGGAGGTGAACGCCATGCACTCCCTGGACCACAGGAACCTCATCCGCCTCTATGGCGTGGTGCTCTCCCACCCTATGAAGATG GTGACAGAGCTGGCCCCGCTGGGCTCCCTCCTGGACCGCCTGCGGAAGAACCAGGGCCATTTTCTCATCTCCACCCTCTGCCAGTATGCCATACAGGTGGCCAAGGGCATGGCCTACCTGGAGTCCAAGCGCTTCATCCACCGCGACCTGGCTGCCCGTAACATCCTGCTGGCCTCCAACGAGCTGGTCAAGATCGGGGACTTTGGGCTGATGcgggccctacccaaaaatgacGACCACTACGTAATGCAGGAGCATCGCAAGGTCCCCTTTGCCTG GTGTGCTCCTGAGAGCCTGAAGACGCGCACCTTCTCCCACGCCAGCGACACCTGGATGTTCGGGGTGACCCTCTGGGAGATGTTCACCTATGGGCAGGAACCTTGGATTGGCCTCAATGGCAGCCAG atcctGCACAAGATAGACAAGGAGGGTGAGCGGCTGCCGCGGCCTGAGGACTGTCCCCAGGACATCTACAATGTCATGCTGCAGTGCTGGGCGCACAAGCCTGAGGACCGACCCACCTTCGTGGCCTTGCGGGACTTCTTGGTGGAG gcGCAGCCCACCGACATGAGAGCACTGCAGGACTTCGAGGAGCCTGACAAGCTGCACATCCAGATGAACGACATCATCACTGTCATCGAGGGCAG GGCCGAGAATTACTGGTGGCGGGGTCAGAATAAACGGACCCTAAAAGTGGGCCAGTTCCCCCGAAACACGGTGACCTCCGTGGCAGGGCTGTCGGCCCATGACATCAGCCAGCCGCTTAAAAACAGCTTCATCCACACAGGCCATGGAGACACCAACCCGCAGCACTGCTGGGGGTTTCCCGATAAAATTGATGA gctGTACCTGGGAAATCCCATGGACCCTCCTGACATTTTAGGTGTGGACCCGAGCACTGCCAGACCCACCCAGCTTCCAGGAAGGGTTAAAA GGCAGCCGCCTCCGCGCCCACCTCAGCCTACCGTCCTGCTCACCA AGCCCTGCTACGATCCAgtcagtgaggaggaggaaggtctgCCAGGGGGTCTCCGGAAGCTCTGCCTGAAGAAGCCAGGTGCAGGGAAGGGTCTGCGACCGGTCAAGCCGTCGGCACGGGTGCCGGGAACCAAGGTGGGCGAGCGGCAACCCGGCCGACTGGCAAGTGAGGGGCCAGCAGGTGGCGAAGTGACCCTCATCGATTTTGGGGAGGAGGTGCCCCAAGGTAGTCCCTCACCTGTGGGGGAGCTGACAGCCCCATCGTTGGTCAAGCTGGCCATGGAGGCCTTCTCCTTGCTGGACAAGACCCCACCACAGAGCCCCACACGGGCTCTACCCCGGCCCCTCCACCCCACACCAGTGGTGGACTGGGACGCCCGCCCCTTGCCCCCACCGCCTGCCTATGATGATGTGGCACAGGACGAGGATGACTTCGAGGTCTGCTCCATCACCAGCCCCCCAAGCCGGCGGGGCAAGACCAATTACGGCTTTGTGGATGAGGGTGAGTGGGGACCGGCGCTGGAGGACAACCTCTTCCTGCCCCCCAAGGAGCCCAAGCAGCCCAGCCTGACACAGACCACCGAGCTctttgaggagctgcagcaggagtgcATGAAGAGGCTCAACGTTCCCCTGGGACCAGCTGCCCCCGCTGAGGACAAACCCCAAATcccgccccgtgtccccatcccaccccggccCTTACGCCGCAATGAGCCCGGGCGCTGGTCAGGGGAGCTTTCTCCAGCTTCGGGGGGCGAGGAAGACCGGCCGCCCCAGATTCCCCCCCGGGACCCGCTGTCGCAGCCCACCTCCCGGACacccagccccatggccctgcAGGTGGGCTCCCCCCAGCAACGTGcagccctctgctcctgcctctccaccTCGCCGGGGAAGCCCATGCCCACCACGCAGAGCTTCGCCCTTGACCCCAAGTACGCCACCCCCAAGGTCATCCAGGCACAGGGCAAGGACTGCTCCAAGGGACCCTGCATCCTGCCCATCGTGAAGGATGGGCAGAAGGTCAGCAGCACCCACTACTACCTGCTGCCCGAGCGCCCTGCTTACCTGGACAAATATGAGAAGTTTTTCAAGGAGGCCAAAAGCCCTGAGGAGGTGCCGGCATCCCGCCTGGTCACCACAGCCACCGTCCGTCCCATGGTGCAGCAGCCACTGCCAGACTGCAAGGCCAACTTTTCCTCCAACAACAGCAACCCCGGGCCCAAGTGCCTGGTAAAAGCCTCCTGCAGCCTCCAGAAGATCGTCTATGATGGGCCGGACGGCTGCCGCCCCGCCGACAAGATCCGGCTG gtgcaggacacAGTGCACGGTGTGACCACCGAGGAGTGCCAGGCAGCCCTGCAGAACCACGGCTGGAACATCCAACGGGCTATCCAGTACCTGAAG GTGGAGCAGCTCTTCTGCCTGGGGCTGAAGTCCCGTGGCGAGTGCCATCGGGTGCTGGAGATGTTCGACTGGAACCTGGCCCAGGCCAGCTCCCACCTCCTCGATCCCTACAGCACCACCCGCCAGAA GCGGtga
- the TNK2 gene encoding activated CDC42 kinase 1 isoform X8: MQAEEGTDWLLELLTELQLQQYFLRIRDELNVTRLSHFEYVKNEDLEKIGMGRPGQRRLWEAVKRRKAMCKRKSWMSKVFSGKRPESELPPQPQSTFRKPPTPPPPEAGGQHSLTCLVRERDLSLFEKLGDGSFGVVRRGEWCTPAGKTLNVAVKCLKTDVLSQPEALDDFIREVNAMHSLDHRNLIRLYGVVLSHPMKMVTELAPLGSLLDRLRKNQGHFLISTLCQYAIQVAKGMAYLESKRFIHRDLAARNILLASNELVKIGDFGLMRALPKNDDHYVMQEHRKVPFAWCAPESLKTRTFSHASDTWMFGVTLWEMFTYGQEPWIGLNGSQILHKIDKEGERLPRPEDCPQDIYNVMLQCWAHKPEDRPTFVALRDFLVEAQPTDMRALQDFEEPDKLHIQMNDIITVIEGRAENYWWRGQNKRTLKVGQFPRNTVTSVAGLSAHDISQPLKNSFIHTGHGDTNPQHCWGFPDKIDELYLGNPMDPPDILGVDPSTARPTQLPGRVKRQPPPRPPQPTVLLTKPCYDPVSEEEEGLPGGLRKLCLKKPGAGKGLRPVKPSARVPGTKVGERQPGRLASEGPAGGEVTLIDFGEEVPQGSPSPVGELTAPSLVKLAMEAFSLLDKTPPQSPTRALPRPLHPTPVVDWDARPLPPPPAYDDVAQDEDDFEVCSITSPPSRRGKTNYGFVDEGEWGPALEDNLFLPPKEPKQPSLTQTTELFEELQQECMKRLNVPLGPAAPAEDKPQIPPRVPIPPRPLRRNEPGRWSGELSPASGGEEDRPPQIPPRDPLSQPTSRTPSPMALQVGSPQQRAALCSCLSTSPGKPMPTTQSFALDPKYATPKVIQAQGKDCSKGPCILPIVKDGQKVSSTHYYLLPERPAYLDKYEKFFKEAKSPEEVPASRLVTTATVRPMVQQPLPDCKANFSSNNSNPGPKCLVKASCSLQKIVYDGPDGCRPADKIRLVQDTVHGVTTEECQAALQNHGWNIQRAIQYLKVEQLFCLGLKSRGECHRVLEMFDWNLAQASSHLLDPYSTTRQKR; this comes from the exons ATGCAGGCGGAGGAGGGCACGGactggctgctggagctgctcaccgagctgcagctgcagcagtacTTTCTGCGCATCCGGGACGAGCTCAATGTCACCCGCCTCTCCCACTTCGAGTACGTCAAAAATGAGGATCTCGAGAAGATCGGCATGGGACGCCCCG GCCAGCGGCGGCTGTGGGAGGCGGTGAAGCGGAGGAAAGCCATGTGCAAGCGGAAATCCTGGATGAGCAAG GTGTTCAGTGGGAAGCGCCCTGAGTCAGagctgccaccccagccccagagcaccTTCCGCAAGCCCCCCACGCCACCGCCCCCCGAAGCCGGGGGCCAGCACTCCCTCACCTGCCTTGTGCGGGAGCGGGACCTCTCGCTCTTTGAGAAGCTGGGCGACGGCTCCTTTGGCGTTGTGCGTCGCGGCGAGTGGTGCACACCTGCCGGCAAGACG CTGAACGTGGCGGTGAAATGCCTCAAGACGGATGTGCTGAGCCAGCCAGAGGCACTGGACGACTTCATCCGGGAGGTGAACGCCATGCACTCCCTGGACCACAGGAACCTCATCCGCCTCTATGGCGTGGTGCTCTCCCACCCTATGAAGATG GTGACAGAGCTGGCCCCGCTGGGCTCCCTCCTGGACCGCCTGCGGAAGAACCAGGGCCATTTTCTCATCTCCACCCTCTGCCAGTATGCCATACAGGTGGCCAAGGGCATGGCCTACCTGGAGTCCAAGCGCTTCATCCACCGCGACCTGGCTGCCCGTAACATCCTGCTGGCCTCCAACGAGCTGGTCAAGATCGGGGACTTTGGGCTGATGcgggccctacccaaaaatgacGACCACTACGTAATGCAGGAGCATCGCAAGGTCCCCTTTGCCTG GTGTGCTCCTGAGAGCCTGAAGACGCGCACCTTCTCCCACGCCAGCGACACCTGGATGTTCGGGGTGACCCTCTGGGAGATGTTCACCTATGGGCAGGAACCTTGGATTGGCCTCAATGGCAGCCAG atcctGCACAAGATAGACAAGGAGGGTGAGCGGCTGCCGCGGCCTGAGGACTGTCCCCAGGACATCTACAATGTCATGCTGCAGTGCTGGGCGCACAAGCCTGAGGACCGACCCACCTTCGTGGCCTTGCGGGACTTCTTGGTGGAG gcGCAGCCCACCGACATGAGAGCACTGCAGGACTTCGAGGAGCCTGACAAGCTGCACATCCAGATGAACGACATCATCACTGTCATCGAGGGCAG GGCCGAGAATTACTGGTGGCGGGGTCAGAATAAACGGACCCTAAAAGTGGGCCAGTTCCCCCGAAACACGGTGACCTCCGTGGCAGGGCTGTCGGCCCATGACATCAGCCAGCCGCTTAAAAACAGCTTCATCCACACAGGCCATGGAGACACCAACCCGCAGCACTGCTGGGGGTTTCCCGATAAAATTGATGA gctGTACCTGGGAAATCCCATGGACCCTCCTGACATTTTAGGTGTGGACCCGAGCACTGCCAGACCCACCCAGCTTCCAGGAAGGGTTAAAA GGCAGCCGCCTCCGCGCCCACCTCAGCCTACCGTCCTGCTCACCA AGCCCTGCTACGATCCAgtcagtgaggaggaggaaggtctgCCAGGGGGTCTCCGGAAGCTCTGCCTGAAGAAGCCAGGTGCAGGGAAGGGTCTGCGACCGGTCAAGCCGTCGGCACGGGTGCCGGGAACCAAGGTGGGCGAGCGGCAACCCGGCCGACTGGCAAGTGAGGGGCCAGCAGGTGGCGAAGTGACCCTCATCGATTTTGGGGAGGAGGTGCCCCAAGGTAGTCCCTCACCTGTGGGGGAGCTGACAGCCCCATCGTTGGTCAAGCTGGCCATGGAGGCCTTCTCCTTGCTGGACAAGACCCCACCACAGAGCCCCACACGGGCTCTACCCCGGCCCCTCCACCCCACACCAGTGGTGGACTGGGACGCCCGCCCCTTGCCCCCACCGCCTGCCTATGATGATGTGGCACAGGACGAGGATGACTTCGAGGTCTGCTCCATCACCAGCCCCCCAAGCCGGCGGGGCAAGACCAATTACGGCTTTGTGGATGAGGGTGAGTGGGGACCGGCGCTGGAGGACAACCTCTTCCTGCCCCCCAAGGAGCCCAAGCAGCCCAGCCTGACACAGACCACCGAGCTctttgaggagctgcagcaggagtgcATGAAGAGGCTCAACGTTCCCCTGGGACCAGCTGCCCCCGCTGAGGACAAACCCCAAATcccgccccgtgtccccatcccaccccggccCTTACGCCGCAATGAGCCCGGGCGCTGGTCAGGGGAGCTTTCTCCAGCTTCGGGGGGCGAGGAAGACCGGCCGCCCCAGATTCCCCCCCGGGACCCGCTGTCGCAGCCCACCTCCCGGACacccagccccatggccctgcAGGTGGGCTCCCCCCAGCAACGTGcagccctctgctcctgcctctccaccTCGCCGGGGAAGCCCATGCCCACCACGCAGAGCTTCGCCCTTGACCCCAAGTACGCCACCCCCAAGGTCATCCAGGCACAGGGCAAGGACTGCTCCAAGGGACCCTGCATCCTGCCCATCGTGAAGGATGGGCAGAAGGTCAGCAGCACCCACTACTACCTGCTGCCCGAGCGCCCTGCTTACCTGGACAAATATGAGAAGTTTTTCAAGGAGGCCAAAAGCCCTGAGGAGGTGCCGGCATCCCGCCTGGTCACCACAGCCACCGTCCGTCCCATGGTGCAGCAGCCACTGCCAGACTGCAAGGCCAACTTTTCCTCCAACAACAGCAACCCCGGGCCCAAGTGCCTGGTAAAAGCCTCCTGCAGCCTCCAGAAGATCGTCTATGATGGGCCGGACGGCTGCCGCCCCGCCGACAAGATCCGGCTG gtgcaggacacAGTGCACGGTGTGACCACCGAGGAGTGCCAGGCAGCCCTGCAGAACCACGGCTGGAACATCCAACGGGCTATCCAGTACCTGAAG GTGGAGCAGCTCTTCTGCCTGGGGCTGAAGTCCCGTGGCGAGTGCCATCGGGTGCTGGAGATGTTCGACTGGAACCTGGCCCAGGCCAGCTCCCACCTCCTCGATCCCTACAGCACCACCCGCCAGAA GCGGtga